The nucleotide window TTGAGGAATACCTACACCAAGTTCGAAACTTAGCGTTACGGCAACACTATCACTGTCCATAAGTTCCATCTTTTTCACCGAGCCCACTTTTACCCCGTTGATGTAAATATAATTTCCCGGTGAAAGACCATCGGTACGATCAAAGGTGGAGTGTATAATCTGCGACTGACGGAACATAGGCAAGTCACTCATCACTCGATACCCAATAAACCCGATAGCAAGGGCTACTAAAATTGTTAATGCTACTTTTAATTCGTTACTGATTTTCAAAATAACTCCGCTAATTAATTTTTAATTTGATACTCGCTTGCAGTAATAAAATCCATCAACTGTTGATTATCGCTTTTCCTCATTTCCTCAACAGTGCCATGCCAGCACAATTCCTGATTCTCGAGAAATACTACCTTTTCTGCAATCTGTAAAACACTGTGAATATCGTGCGTTACAACAATGGATGTAATACTTAAATTCTCGGCCATAGAGATGATTAAATTATTAATCTCTGACGATGTTTGTGGGTCCAGACCGGAGGTTGGCTCGTCATATACCAAAAAGTCGGGCTGCAGAATGGTAGCCCTGGCCAGTGCTACTCTCCGCTGCATTCCACCTGACAGTTCAGCAGGTGATTTTTCGCCAGTCCCTTCAAGATTAACCATTCCCAAAGCGTCCTCTACTTTAGCTACAATTTTATCTTCAGAAAAGTCTGTGAAGTAACGTAGCGGAAAAGCTACATTTTCAAAAGTATTGAGCGAATCGAACAGAGCCGAACCCTGAAATAATACACCAAAGCGCTGACGCATTTTTCGTAACGCTATGTATTCAAGCTCAAATACATTTTTCCCATCAATAATAACTTCACCCGAATCGGGATACATCAGGGCATTTAAGTGCTTTACCAATACGGATTTCCCACAACCTGAACGACCAATAATAGCAACGGTTTCTCCATCTCCAATATCAAATGAGACATCTTTCCAAACAAGGAGATCGCCAAAACTTTTTTTGAGATTTCGTATTTCTATCATCTTTATTTTTTGAACTTATAAGAACACGGCCGCCAACACAAAATCGGCTAACAGTACATAAATACAACTTAAAACAGTAGCCTGAGTCGTACTATTACCAACTCCTTCGGCGCCACCAGATGCATAATATCCCTTAAAACACGAAACAGAGGTTATTACAAAACCAAATACAAAAGCTTTAAGAATACCAAATGTTACATCCCAGGGATAAAAGAACTCACGTGCTCCCTCCATAAATTCAGCAGGAGGAATTGCTCCCGATAGGCCTCCGGCCACAACACCACCGATAATACCAGAAATACTGGCAAATATATATAACATCGGAAACATAATAAGTCCTGCCAATACACGCGGCAGTACAAGAAATGAAACGGAGTTAAATCCCATTGATTCCAAGGCGTCAATTTGCTCGCTTACACGCATAGTCCCGAGCTCGGTTGCTATACGTGCTCCTACCTTGCCGGCCAGAACCAAACTTGTGATCACTGCCGCAAGCTCAATAAGTAACGATTCGGATGTAATAGCGCCAATTACAGAGATGGGGATAAAAGCAATCTCAAGCTGGTAGGCCGTCTGAATGGTCATTACGGCACCAGTAAAAACCCCCGTCAACAATACAATAGGTACCGACTCGTAACCTATTTTTAAAAGTTCATTAACGAGATTTTTCTTGTAGGTATTTACCTCGTACAACGAACGCAACGACCTGTATAACAACAGGCTATATCTTCCTAATTTTTCTAATGCTTCCATAAATCATATTGTGCTAAAAGAACCTTGGAAACTATTAAATTTATCGGTCGTTGTCATTTCAAACGCATTAATTTTTAGACTATATTAATCCCTGTTGAATTAATTGAAGCAACAACTCATAAATGACCCCCTTTTACGACGACATTATAGATAATATTATAGTGCTAAGGATTTCTATTGCACTATCTATTTTGGCAGTCGTATTCCTGCTTGGTTCTTTGGGATACCATTTTATCGAAGGTATGCCCTTTTTTGATGGGTTTTATATGACTTTCATCACTATCACCACTATAGGTTTTACCGAACTGAAAAACCTGTCGCAGATGGGCCGTATCTTAACGATGGTACTATTTGTTATGGGGATTGGGGTAATCTCTTATATTGCCTCTCAAACAACACAGCTTATATTTGAAAGTGAAATTTTTAGGATTCGAGCTATGAAAAAGCAACTCCAAAAGATGGAGCAACATTATATTATTGCAGGCTATGGCCGCATTGGTCACCGTATTGCAGAAGTGCTAAAAGATGCAGATATCCCCATTGTTGTTATTGATAATAGGGAAAGCAGTCTCGAACGGGTAAAAAATGAAAACCTGCTATATGTAGCCGGTGATGCTCAAGATGAGGACGTTCTTAAAGAGGCCGGAATTGAACGAGCCAAAGGATTAATCTGCACCTTGTCAAGAGATCAGGATAATGTTTTTGTAACGCTCATTGCTCGTGATATAAATTCCGATATCTTTATTCTTGTGCGAACGAACCATCACCATAATACCAAAAAGATTTTGCGTGCCGGTGCCGATAAAGTAATATCCCCGTATGAAATTGGAGCAGACCGAATGGCCAATGTGATATTGCGTCCAAATGTTGACCAATTTATGAACCGCATTTTAGATGGCACCACCCAAGATCACGTGTTCGATGAGGTTAAAGTTTTTGAAGGATCTGAATTAGCAAACAAAACGTTACAAGATGCTCAGATTCGGCAAAAGTATTTTGTCGTCATTATTGCCATCATTCCAGAAGACCAAGAAAAAATTCAATTTAATCCAGGTAGCCAAGACAAAATCTCAGTTGGCGACTCTCTAATTGTACTGGGTGATTTTGAACGTATAAAACATCTCAGAGAAAAGGGATGTAAAGACTTTCGCACACTCGAGGAACGCGTTTCAAATCATGACTTCATAAATAACCTTAACTCTCCAAAAAATAATATCCAATCTACATGATACGATACTTAACGGCCGGCGAATCACACGGACCACAACTGACAGGCATCGTTGAAGGAGTACCAGCAGGATTGCCTATTACCGAAGACGAAATTGCCCTGCACTTGGCACGCCGTCAAAAAGGATATGGACGCGGCGGACGAATGGCTTTTGAAAAAGATCGCGCTGATATTTCATCGGGTGTCCGCTTTGGCAAAACAACGGGAGCTCCTATTGCCCTGCAGATGCCCAACCGTGCTCATAAAAAAGACGATTCTAACTGGCCCAAAGTATTAGCTAAAGAAGGGGATGGTGAAGATGTTGAAAAGATTACCGTTCCACGTCCCGGGCATGCCGATCTTACTGGTATCCAAAAGTATCGTTATGATGATATACGTCCCGCCATTGAGCGTTCAAGTGCCCGCGAAACGGCTATGCGCGTAGCCTGCAGTTCCATCGCTCGAAAATTTCTAAAACATTTTGGAATTGAAATCGGCGGCCATGTTACCCGGATCGGCAGCGTGGGGTATGATAATTCCTGGGAGGATGTTCGAGCTATTACAGATCCGCTTGCTGAAAAGGGCGCTGAAACTATTTTTGAAAAGTCTGATGAGTCACCCGTTCGATGTCTTGACGAAGAACTTACCCAAGAGATGCGCGACCTGATTATCAAGCGTCGTAAAGAGGGTAGCTCCCTTGGCGGACATTGGGAAGTTATCGTCACCGGACTACCGGCAGGTCTTGGCAGTTTTGTCCACTGGGACCGCAAGCTCGAAGGGCAACTGGCTCAAGCTATCATGGGTACCCAAGCCATGAAGGGGTTTGAAATAGGACAAGGATTTGAATCCGGACGGCGTCATGGACAAGTGGTACATGACGAAATTTCTTATGAAGATGACACGTACAAACGGAAGACCAACCGCATGGGAGGCATCGAAGGTGGAATTACAACCGGTATGCCGCTCATTATCCGAGGCGTCATGAAACCTATCCCTACCATGCTTACTCCTATCGATACAGTAGATATCGAAACCAAAGAAAAGAAAGACACCCGCTACGAACGGTCGGACGTGTGTGCATTGCCGCGAGCTATTGTGGTGATGGAAAGTGTAATTGCACCCGTGCTTGCCAATACCTTTTTAGAAAAATTTGGCGGCGACTCTATCGAGGAAATTGAAGAACGCTATCAACATCAATAATAACCCTTTATCAATTAAAGATAACAATGATGTATGGTTGCAATTTCTGTATTTTCTTGTTGG belongs to Fodinibius sp. Rm-B-1B1-1 and includes:
- a CDS encoding ABC transporter permease, whose product is MEALEKLGRYSLLLYRSLRSLYEVNTYKKNLVNELLKIGYESVPIVLLTGVFTGAVMTIQTAYQLEIAFIPISVIGAITSESLLIELAAVITSLVLAGKVGARIATELGTMRVSEQIDALESMGFNSVSFLVLPRVLAGLIMFPMLYIFASISGIIGGVVAGGLSGAIPPAEFMEGAREFFYPWDVTFGILKAFVFGFVITSVSCFKGYYASGGAEGVGNSTTQATVLSCIYVLLADFVLAAVFL
- a CDS encoding ABC transporter ATP-binding protein, encoding MIEIRNLKKSFGDLLVWKDVSFDIGDGETVAIIGRSGCGKSVLVKHLNALMYPDSGEVIIDGKNVFELEYIALRKMRQRFGVLFQGSALFDSLNTFENVAFPLRYFTDFSEDKIVAKVEDALGMVNLEGTGEKSPAELSGGMQRRVALARATILQPDFLVYDEPTSGLDPQTSSEINNLIISMAENLSITSIVVTHDIHSVLQIAEKVVFLENQELCWHGTVEEMRKSDNQQLMDFITASEYQIKN
- the aroC gene encoding chorismate synthase, with the translated sequence MIRYLTAGESHGPQLTGIVEGVPAGLPITEDEIALHLARRQKGYGRGGRMAFEKDRADISSGVRFGKTTGAPIALQMPNRAHKKDDSNWPKVLAKEGDGEDVEKITVPRPGHADLTGIQKYRYDDIRPAIERSSARETAMRVACSSIARKFLKHFGIEIGGHVTRIGSVGYDNSWEDVRAITDPLAEKGAETIFEKSDESPVRCLDEELTQEMRDLIIKRRKEGSSLGGHWEVIVTGLPAGLGSFVHWDRKLEGQLAQAIMGTQAMKGFEIGQGFESGRRHGQVVHDEISYEDDTYKRKTNRMGGIEGGITTGMPLIIRGVMKPIPTMLTPIDTVDIETKEKKDTRYERSDVCALPRAIVVMESVIAPVLANTFLEKFGGDSIEEIEERYQHQ
- a CDS encoding potassium channel protein is translated as MTPFYDDIIDNIIVLRISIALSILAVVFLLGSLGYHFIEGMPFFDGFYMTFITITTIGFTELKNLSQMGRILTMVLFVMGIGVISYIASQTTQLIFESEIFRIRAMKKQLQKMEQHYIIAGYGRIGHRIAEVLKDADIPIVVIDNRESSLERVKNENLLYVAGDAQDEDVLKEAGIERAKGLICTLSRDQDNVFVTLIARDINSDIFILVRTNHHHNTKKILRAGADKVISPYEIGADRMANVILRPNVDQFMNRILDGTTQDHVFDEVKVFEGSELANKTLQDAQIRQKYFVVIIAIIPEDQEKIQFNPGSQDKISVGDSLIVLGDFERIKHLREKGCKDFRTLEERVSNHDFINNLNSPKNNIQST